The Anaerobiospirillum thomasii genome contains the following window.
TATTATAAGGAGCGCTTATATTATTTCTCTTGGCCAGATCTCTAAAATCAAGACCGTATCTAAAGGCAATTGAGTATAAGGTATCGCCTCTGACCACAGTATATGTGTCAGGCGCATTTGACAGCGGGACTATAACAGGGTTGCCTACAACTACACTGCCGCCCTCTGCCCTTCTTTTCTCCTCTGCCTTTTTGTTTAACTCAGCAATGGCCTTGGCATCTGACTCATCAGGTATATATGGCTTGACAATACCTACCTGTGTATCTGAGCCATAGGTTACCGATCTGTTAGGTACCTTCTGTACTGTGCTTACACTTTGATCTGGTACATAGGCAACAGGAGTGCGACTTGCAGTACCTGTTGAATATATTGTATTTTGTGTGGCAGCTGGGCTGCTTGTATATACAGGGCCAGACATGGAGACATCCTGATCCATAGCTACGCTGGATGAGCTGCTGTTATACACCTGATTTACCACAGGAGCCTGATTTACATGATAGCTTTGTTTTGCATCAACTACACGTGATGAGCCACTATAATCTCTGTTACTGCTTTGCTGACATCCAATTAAAGTTAGGGCACATACTAAGGAAATACACAGAAGTTTTTGTTTATTTTGCAAACATTTCATAAATTATATAAACCGTAATCAATACAACACAGATCCAGCCGATTATATCTATATAGCGACGCAGAGCATGCTCCATGCGTTCGCCACCAAATTTTATAATTCCAGCAACCAGGAAGAATCTTGCGCCACGACCTACAAAAGATACTAACACAAAATTAAGTATTGTGAGCATACCTGCACTTGAAGTACTTGCTACACTTTCTGCCGCAACTACTCCAGATGTGACAGCTATCACCTTATATGGAATAGGAGTAAAAGCGCCTACAAAAATCATTAAAATACCATATTCTTTGGTAAACCAGTTGCGCACTGTATCCATTGAATCCTGATAGTTCAACCATTGTATTATATCTGCAATATAAGGATCGTATATAAAATAACCAAGATAATAACCGCACACCGCACCAAGCACCGAGGAGACAACTGTCACAGTGGCCAATGAAAAAGCTCTATTTGGCTTTGCAAGGCACATAGGTGCAAGCATTACATCTGGCGGAATAGGCCAGAAAATTGACTCAATAAATGTATTTATAGATAAAAACCATACGGCTTTTGGGTGTTTGGCAAGCTTAATGCAGACCTCATATAAATATGAGAAAATATTCATGAAAATCCTTATTTATTTTTTCTGCAACAGCACTACAGCCTCAACTGCAATACCTTCTTTGCGACCGGTAAAGCCAAGCTTTTCTGTAGTGGTTGCTTTTATACTTACAGCATCAAGGCTGATATTTAAATCTTCGGCTACATTCTGACGCATAGCCATTTCATATGGAGCCATTTTTGGAACCTGCGCTAATATTGTCACATCAAGATTAGAAACAACATAGCCTTTGGCAAAAATTCTTGAATAGACATCTCTTAACAGAACTCTGCTGTCTATATTCTCAAAGTTTTTATCATTGTCAGGATAAAGCTGGCCAATATCTCCAAGAGCCAGAGCGCCAAGCAGTGCATCACATATGGCATGCAATACTACATCACCATCTGAGTGAGCAATAAGGCCAAACTCATATGGAACTGCAACGCCGCCTAAAATACAAGGGCCTTCACCGCCAAATTTATGAACATCAAATCCGTGACCTATTCGCATTTTCTTCCTCTATATTCAAAAAGAGCATTGGCAATAAACAAATCATCCTGCGTGGTTATTTTGATATTATCACTGCGACCACTTACAAGTTTTACCTTAAATCCGGCGCGCTCCATAGCAGATGCTTCATCTGTTATCAATGCATTGTTTAAAAAGCCATCCTGCAGCGCTTTTATCAGATCTTTGGTTTTAAACAGCTGCGGAGTAAAGGCTCTGAACATATGTGATCTATCCACTGTTTTGGCAATCAAGCCATCACTTTCAAGCTTTAAGGTATCACTTACAGCCGAGCACAAAATACCGCCTGAGCAGTCATCAGCAATAGCCGCATCTACAAGTTTATTTACATCATGTTCAGTAAGTAGTGGTCTGGCCGCATCATGCACCATGACATACTCAGTACTGCTTTGATAAAGCCCTGCAAGCACACTGTCAGCTCTTTCCTTACCGCCCTGAGCCAGTTTTATTTTTTTATGAGAGGCTATAGGCAGGCTTTTAAAATAGCTGTCTTCTTTGGACAGTACAACTATAATATTGTTTATGTATGGCAGATTTAAAAATACAGATATAGTATGCGCAATAATTTCAATATTCTGAATTTTTAAATACTGTTTAGGTATGGAACTTCCCATGCGGCTACCTACTCCTGCAGCAGGTATTACCACATCAAGCAGAATGTTGCGCATTGAAACCCTCAAGGCATGTTATTTATTGGATCGTATGACACGATAGAAGGTCTCATCAGGATAAATGAGACCAAGTTCAGAACGGGCAAGCTCTTCAATAGCTATATTACCCTGTTTAAGATCTAAAATCTCTTCTTCAATAGCAAGATTACGCTGCTTTAAAAGTTCAGATCTATACAGGGCCTTGTCAAGCTGCTTCTCCACAAATTCATGCTGCTGATAGCCATTGCGGCCAAAGAAAATATCATAGGCCAACAGTCCTATTAAGACTGTCAGCACTAAGGTTAAAACCTGCATCAGATCAATGCGAAAGAAGCGACCCATATCTGTTTACTATTTTAAATGCTCATCCTGATACTCTTTGGCAGCACGAATAAAGCCAGAGAATAAAGGATGTCCCTCACGTGGGTTTGAGGTAAACTCTGGGTGGAACTGAACACCGATAAACCATCTGTGCTCAGGAATCTCAACAATCTCAACGAGCTTGTTATCAGTAGATAAGCCAGCTACATTCAATCCAGCATCAGTGATTTTGGAGAGAAGATTGTTGTTGACCTCATAGCGGTGACGGTGACGCTCTACAATGTCGTCCTTACCATACAGAGAACGAACAAGAGAGTCCTTCTTCAGATGGCACAGCTGACCACCAAGGCGCATTGTACCGCCCATATCTGACTTATCAGTTCTGACCTCAACATTGCCATCCTCATCCATCCACTCTGTGATAAGAGCTATGACTGGATACTTGGTCTTAGCGTCAAACTCACTTGAGTTTGCACCCTCTAAACCTGCAACATGACGGGCATATTCAATAATTGCAACCTGCATACCAAGACATATGCCTAAATAAGGAATATTGTTCTCTCTTGCATACTGAGCGGCAATAATCTTACCTTCAACGCCACGTACACCAAAGCCACCTGGGACTAAAATAGCATCCAGGCCTTCAAATAATTCTGTGCCACGTACTTCTACATCTTCAGAATCAATATACTTGATATTAACAGTCAGCTGATTCTTAAGACCGCCATGCTTTAATGCCTCATTGATTGATTTGTAGGCATCTGGCAGCTCAGTGTATTTGCCAACCATACCAATGGTGACTTCACCATGAGTATTAGCCTGCTGATATAAAACCTGCTCCCACTCTGACAGGTCGGCCTCTTTACACTCTAATGAGAATCTATCGACAATAAACTGATCAAGATACTGACTCTTTAATAAAGCCGGAATCTTGTAAATTGAGTCTACATCTTTAAGAGAAATTACAGCACGCTCTTTAACATTACAGAACATAGCAATTTTGTGTCTCTCATGAGGAGGAATTGCTCTGTCAGAACGACATATTAATACATCTGGCTGAATACCTATAGACAATAACTCTTTTACAGAGTGCTGTGTTGGCTTGGTCTTGACCTCACCTGAAGTCTCAAGATATGGCACTAAAGTCAGATGCATAAAGATGGCATTTTCTCTGCCAATATCTACAGCAAGCTGACGTATTGCCTCTAAAAATGGAAGAGACTCTATATCACCTACAGTGCCACCGATCTCAACGATAGCAACCTGATGACCTTCAGCGCCGGCTAAAACTCTTTCTTTAATAGCATTGGTAATATGAGGAATTACCTGAATAGTGGCTCCTAAATAGTCGCCACGGCGCTCTTTTCTAATAACGTCAGAATAAATTCTGCCTGTGGTAAAATTATTGCGATGTGACATCTTGGTACGGATAAATCTTTCGTAGTGACCAAGATCTAAGTCAGTTTCTGCACCATCTTCTGTTACAAAGACCTCACCATGTTGAATTGGACTCATAGTACCTGGATCAACATTGATGTAAGGATCGAGTTTCATCATTGTGACATTCAAGCCACGAGCTTCTAAAACGGCAGCTAAAGATGCGGCGGCTATACCTTTACCTAAGGATGATACCACGCCACCTGTTACGAATATGAGTTTTGCAGGAGATGCAGACATGAAAAGCTCCCAAATATGTTACATTTTAAAGAAAGATTATAACATGTTTGACGAAATTTAAAGCATTGAGCTTCAGATGTTTTGCAATGAATATATTAAACTCCTACAATTTGTTAATGTAACAATTAAACAATATTCTTTATAAATCATGCACTTAATCAATATAAACCTTTATTTTAGTGTAAATTTCTATACCAAACAATTTAATCACTCTAGCTTTGAAGCCATGTTTTTTAAAAGATTTAACCTCTAAAATATAAGGTATTCCCTGAGATTTATAATTCACTCCCAAGTCTTTGAATCTAGACAGACTTTCTTTTGTTATTTGATATGGCCTACTTTCTTGGAGAAACCTGCTTACATATACAGCATTGCATAAAACGCAGAGATCATTACTTTGAGCATAATCTATCTCATTGGAAAGATCCTGCACCATATGCTGTTTAGGGGCTATTCTATAAAGATCCTGTATTTTTTTTCTCCAGGCTTCTGGGGACTGATTCTGTATTAGAGATACTGTCTGTTCTGATAGAAGCTTTTCAGCATAACTTTGATCATTTAAAGCTTTTTTGGCTTTATATATAAAATCTGATGACGTTAAACAAAAGCCAGATGTTTTTGCTAAATAGTCAAACTGAGGATAAGGACAGTTTAAAGTTAAAACTGGAGCACCAAATGAAATAGCATCTATACATGCTGTTCCACCACAAAGAGGATAAGAGTCTAAATAAAGATCAGCAGCCTGCAAGTATTTTGTATATCCCTTATCAAAATCAATAAATCCTAAAAGTTTAACTTTGCCATCGGACCTTGAAGCCAAATCTTGCCACTCGTGGCTTTTATTGCTAATTCCAATTACATAACATAATGTATCTTCATCTAAGATAGCTTCTAAATATTTAATAAAGCTTTCTGAACAAATAGTTTTATATCTTAATTCTCCACCACTTGTAACAATAATTTTTTTATCTAAAGGAATACCAAGTGTTTTTCTAACACCGTCTTTAGAACTGTGGTTTAAACTAATCGGCTTTGACGGAACACCCAAATTAAAAACTTTATGTATAGAACGATATATATTTGTTACTGGATCATCTTTCTTTAAATCAATCACTAGATCCGCAATGCACTTGCCAATCCAAGGTCTGTGACTTGCATGATTATAAAATAATACTGGTCGAGAAAACTCTTTTACACCAAAAGCCAGAATAGGAATAGGATCATCCATATGCGTATGTAAAATTACATATTCATATTGCATACATATCTTTCTTATTTCTTGTACTTTATCAATTAAAGGGATATCTCCAAATAAAATGTACTCTCCGCCAGTTTTAGCAATATTTTCAGCTAAGACCTTAAACTCCCTAGAGTTTTGAGATGTAAAAAGTACACTATGCCTCTCACCTTCTTCTGCGTTTTCTATCCAACGCTCTACAACTCTTGTATGACCTCCAGTATGAGAAGCTTTACTCATGATATGGATTACAGACTTTCGCTGATATCCTATGTTATCAATATCTATTTTTATAGTTTGTGCGTATTCTAAAAAGAATTGTTCTAATTTTGTTGATGTAAAATATCCTGTACAAAATTCTGTAAAATACTCAGATGCAAAGCGTGCTATATCGTACTTGACACTCAAATCATGCTCTTTATCTAAATAGCATAGTAAATTCTCAAAATTCTTCCTATATAAATCAATTTTATAATATAGATCAGAGTAAATATTCATTTACATTCCTTTTTATAAAACTCTCTTATAATTATATTCTCTTTGCACTTTTTACTCTGTCAAGCTCACTGAGCTTAAAAAGCATTCTATTCATGGCAGCAATATTTACTATCATAAGATCAATATCTATGATTGATAAATCCTGCGATCTATCAACATGCGATCTGACTCCAAGTACATTGATTTTTTCATTTGCAATGACTGTTGTTACATCGCGAAGCAGGCCTGAGTAGTCCTGAGCAATAACTCTAATGGTAATTGTATAGCCACCATCAGTTTTAGCTCCCCACTCTGCACTTACAAGTCTTTCTGGATATTTTAATGAAAGATCCTTTAACTGTTCACAGTCGGCCTTATGTATGGATATTCCTCGCCCCTGTGTAATGAAGCCTGCAATATCATCACCAGGAATTGGCTGACAGCATTTGGCAATATGGGTCATGAGATTGCCAACACCATCAACTACAATAGAGCCTTTGCTTTTTCTCTGCAAAGATAGCTGAGCTGCAGTTCTGCTATTTACAATATTGGTAATATCATCTTCTTTCTCAGAATGATTGCGTTTAAAGACACGCTCTTCAAGATAGCTGATAACTGAGTTTATGCGAATATCTCCGGCACCTACACCTGCATATAGATCATCTACACTCTTTACATTAAAGCGTGTGAGCTTTTCCTTAAGCATAGATGCTACATTATCTTTGCTAAGACCTAGAGTATGACGTGAAACTTCACGCTCAATGAGTTCCTGCCCCTCCTCAAGATTCTTATCGTAATCTACCTTTCTAAACCATGATAAAACCTTGGAGCGGGCTTTGGCTGTCTTTAAAAAGCCATTGTCGGCATTGATCCAGTCACGAGAAGGGTTTGGCTCTTTTTGTGTAATAATCTCCACCTGCTCACCAGTCTTTAACTGATAGGTGTAAGGCACAATTCTGCCATCAACCTTGGCGCCTATACATCTGTGACCCACCATGGTGTGCACAGTGTATGCAAAATCAAGAGGCGTTGAACCTGTTGGCAGATCTACAACCTCACCCTTTGGAGTAAAGATGTATACTCTATCTTCAAAGACCTGTGTTCTAAATTCATCAAGAAGAGCACCAGACTCAACCATGTCATCACGCCAGGCCAAAAGCTTTCTTAGCCAGTTAATGCGCTGCTCTGCACCTGATACCTGTCCAGATCCTTCTTTATACTTCCAGTGAGCTGCCACACCAAGCTCTGCAGTCTGATGCATATTGGCTGTGCGGATCTGTATTTCAACAGCTTTGCCGCCATCTCCGTAAACTACAGTATGAATGGACTGATAACCGTTTGGCTTTGGATTTGCCACATAATCATCAAACTCTCTTGGTATATGATGCCATCTGGTATGAACAACACCTAAGGCTGCATAACAGTCCTGTATTCTCTCAACAATAACACGTACTGCTCTTACATCATAAAGCTCAGAAAACTCCAGATGTTTTTTCTGCATCTTGCGCCAGATACTGTATATATGTTTTGGTCTGCCATAAACTTCAGCGTTGTTGACACCCTCAGATGAGAGCAGCTTTTTAAGCTCTAAAACAAAATCAGCTATATATTTTTCTCTGTCAACACGTCTCTCATCAAGTAAGGTTGCAATCTGCTTGTAGATATCAGGATGCAAAAATCTAAAAGCCAGATCTTCAAGCTCCCACTTTAACTGTCCTATACCTAAACGATTGGCAAGAGGCGCATAAATATTGGCCACCTCTTTGGCAATTAATACTCTGCTCTCCTCATCTTTGTTTTTAGCATCACGGATTACAGCAATTCTTTCAGAGAGTTTTATAACCACAGCTCTTACATCATCCACCATAGCAAGCAGCATGCGTCTTACTCTGTCAACCTGCATATCAGTTGTAGTGGAGTTTAAATTCTGTAAAAAGCGTATGGCCTCCATATCCTTGACGCCCTGCAGCAGTTTGGCTGCACCTGCGCCAAAGAGTTCTTCAACCTCATCCTTGGTAATAAGAGACTTATCAAATGCCGGATATAAAATAGCTACCTGCAATGACTCCAAATCCATATTTAAAGTCATTAAAATAGATACAATCTCAGCTGAGAGATTTGAGTAGCTGTGTATACTCTCCTCATCATCGCCAAGCTTGCTTACCACATAAATATGGGCTTTTCTTAGAAGTTCCTTTTCACTTGACGGCATATCAAGCGCCAGAGCCCAGGTTTCAAAATCAAATGATTTTTTATGTGTTTCACGCAGTGCAACCATTTTTGCTACCCGTTTTTATCTTTATAAGGAAAAAACAAACATAGTCTCTATGTGAGTGGTTCTTGGGAACATGTCAAATACAGACCATGATTCTATTTTATAACCTACCTTTAATAATTCAACAATATCTCTTGATGCTGCAAGTACATTGCATGATATCAGAACAATTTTCTTTGGTTTCATTCTGGCACAGAAGACTGTAGCTCTTTTAGCTCCGGAGCGACCAGGATCCATAACCACAACATCATAATTCTGTTTGGCAAAGATCTGATTTTCAAATTTATCCTCAAGATCGGTATTTACAAAGCTTACATTATCAAGATTGTTTTTAAGAGCATTGGCTTTGGCCTTTTCTATCATGTCCCTTACTATGTCAACACCTACAACACTGTGTGCTCTTTTGGCAATAGGCAGTGTAAAGTTACCAAGACCGCAGAACATATCTAAAACCTTTGACTCAGCATTTAAGGCACATCCTTCAATAACAGCATCAATCAAGGCCTCATTTATATTCCTGTTAACCTGTACAAATGATGATGGGGTACAGTCAATAATGCAGTCTTTGGCTTTAATATAAAGACTGTCTTCATTTACAAGTACACTCTCTTTAATGTACTGACTCTGATCAACTTCATGCTCTAAAGTTTCTGCAACTGCCAGAGTAAAACCTCTCTCCTCACCAAAGGCGCGCAGCAGATCTCTGTCAGCATCAGTTACCTTAGCATTGATTCTGACTAAAATACCAAGAGAACCATCAGAGTCTAAAAACTCTACATGACCTACTCTTTTTTTACACTCAAGCTTATTAATAAGTTTTTTAACATCATCAATGGCACTGTTGATTCTATCTGTTAATGTAAGGCAGCTGTCTATTGCAATAAGATCATGAGACTTTGAGCCTCTAAAGCCAAGCTTTAGCTTTTTATGATCGGTTTTAACAGAAAAACGGCAGGCTCTTCTGTACGCGTGAGCATCTGAAGTTGCTACAGATAAAACCTCAGGCAGTTCAAGATTGCATGATCTTTTTATTACCTTTTTTATACCGCTAATCTTGGCCTCAAGTGCCATATCCTCTGGAAGGTGCTGCAGAGGACAGCCACCGCACTGACTTAAATACTCACAGTCACTCTCGCGTCTTTTATCTGACAGCTGTGTAATTTTGGTAATAGCGGCCTCTGCTGTTTTGCCTTTGAAATTTTTAAGTATGACTCGGGCCTTTTCCTCTGGCATCAAACCTTCAATAAAATAAACTTTGCCATTTTCCCTGGCCACGCCTCTGCCGTGCAGATCAAGCTCATGACAGCCAACTTCAAATGCTTTTGATTCTTTTACTTTCTTCTGTTCTTTAAAAAAGGCAACCATTATTGTTTTCCTGCTAATGTTAAATAGTCCTGATACATGATTCTGCTTTTAATAATTTTTGTACCTAAAAGACTTTTAAGAGCGTTTGAGCATAGCTGTTTGGCTAAATTCAAACT
Protein-coding sequences here:
- the ispD gene encoding 2-C-methyl-D-erythritol 4-phosphate cytidylyltransferase; this translates as MRNILLDVVIPAAGVGSRMGSSIPKQYLKIQNIEIIAHTISVFLNLPYINNIIVVLSKEDSYFKSLPIASHKKIKLAQGGKERADSVLAGLYQSSTEYVMVHDAARPLLTEHDVNKLVDAAIADDCSGGILCSAVSDTLKLESDGLIAKTVDRSHMFRAFTPQLFKTKDLIKALQDGFLNNALITDEASAMERAGFKVKLVSGRSDNIKITTQDDLFIANALFEYRGRKCE
- a CDS encoding CTP synthase gives rise to the protein MSASPAKLIFVTGGVVSSLGKGIAAASLAAVLEARGLNVTMMKLDPYINVDPGTMSPIQHGEVFVTEDGAETDLDLGHYERFIRTKMSHRNNFTTGRIYSDVIRKERRGDYLGATIQVIPHITNAIKERVLAGAEGHQVAIVEIGGTVGDIESLPFLEAIRQLAVDIGRENAIFMHLTLVPYLETSGEVKTKPTQHSVKELLSIGIQPDVLICRSDRAIPPHERHKIAMFCNVKERAVISLKDVDSIYKIPALLKSQYLDQFIVDRFSLECKEADLSEWEQVLYQQANTHGEVTIGMVGKYTELPDAYKSINEALKHGGLKNQLTVNIKYIDSEDVEVRGTELFEGLDAILVPGGFGVRGVEGKIIAAQYARENNIPYLGICLGMQVAIIEYARHVAGLEGANSSEFDAKTKYPVIALITEWMDEDGNVEVRTDKSDMGGTMRLGGQLCHLKKDSLVRSLYGKDDIVERHRHRYEVNNNLLSKITDAGLNVAGLSTDNKLVEIVEIPEHRWFIGVQFHPEFTSNPREGHPLFSGFIRAAKEYQDEHLK
- the relA gene encoding GTP diphosphokinase; its protein translation is MVALRETHKKSFDFETWALALDMPSSEKELLRKAHIYVVSKLGDDEESIHSYSNLSAEIVSILMTLNMDLESLQVAILYPAFDKSLITKDEVEELFGAGAAKLLQGVKDMEAIRFLQNLNSTTTDMQVDRVRRMLLAMVDDVRAVVIKLSERIAVIRDAKNKDEESRVLIAKEVANIYAPLANRLGIGQLKWELEDLAFRFLHPDIYKQIATLLDERRVDREKYIADFVLELKKLLSSEGVNNAEVYGRPKHIYSIWRKMQKKHLEFSELYDVRAVRVIVERIQDCYAALGVVHTRWHHIPREFDDYVANPKPNGYQSIHTVVYGDGGKAVEIQIRTANMHQTAELGVAAHWKYKEGSGQVSGAEQRINWLRKLLAWRDDMVESGALLDEFRTQVFEDRVYIFTPKGEVVDLPTGSTPLDFAYTVHTMVGHRCIGAKVDGRIVPYTYQLKTGEQVEIITQKEPNPSRDWINADNGFLKTAKARSKVLSWFRKVDYDKNLEEGQELIEREVSRHTLGLSKDNVASMLKEKLTRFNVKSVDDLYAGVGAGDIRINSVISYLEERVFKRNHSEKEDDITNIVNSRTAAQLSLQRKSKGSIVVDGVGNLMTHIAKCCQPIPGDDIAGFITQGRGISIHKADCEQLKDLSLKYPERLVSAEWGAKTDGGYTITIRVIAQDYSGLLRDVTTVIANEKINVLGVRSHVDRSQDLSIIDIDLMIVNIAAMNRMLFKLSELDRVKSAKRI
- the rlmD gene encoding 23S rRNA (uracil(1939)-C(5))-methyltransferase RlmD, with amino-acid sequence MVAFFKEQKKVKESKAFEVGCHELDLHGRGVARENGKVYFIEGLMPEEKARVILKNFKGKTAEAAITKITQLSDKRRESDCEYLSQCGGCPLQHLPEDMALEAKISGIKKVIKRSCNLELPEVLSVATSDAHAYRRACRFSVKTDHKKLKLGFRGSKSHDLIAIDSCLTLTDRINSAIDDVKKLINKLECKKRVGHVEFLDSDGSLGILVRINAKVTDADRDLLRAFGEERGFTLAVAETLEHEVDQSQYIKESVLVNEDSLYIKAKDCIIDCTPSSFVQVNRNINEALIDAVIEGCALNAESKVLDMFCGLGNFTLPIAKRAHSVVGVDIVRDMIEKAKANALKNNLDNVSFVNTDLEDKFENQIFAKQNYDVVVMDPGRSGAKRATVFCARMKPKKIVLISCNVLAASRDIVELLKVGYKIESWSVFDMFPRTTHIETMFVFSL
- a CDS encoding septum formation initiator family protein, whose amino-acid sequence is MGRFFRIDLMQVLTLVLTVLIGLLAYDIFFGRNGYQQHEFVEKQLDKALYRSELLKQRNLAIEEEILDLKQGNIAIEELARSELGLIYPDETFYRVIRSNK
- the ispF gene encoding 2-C-methyl-D-erythritol 2,4-cyclodiphosphate synthase, with protein sequence MRIGHGFDVHKFGGEGPCILGGVAVPYEFGLIAHSDGDVVLHAICDALLGALALGDIGQLYPDNDKNFENIDSRVLLRDVYSRIFAKGYVVSNLDVTILAQVPKMAPYEMAMRQNVAEDLNISLDAVSIKATTTEKLGFTGRKEGIAVEAVVLLQKK
- a CDS encoding YqaA family protein: MNIFSYLYEVCIKLAKHPKAVWFLSINTFIESIFWPIPPDVMLAPMCLAKPNRAFSLATVTVVSSVLGAVCGYYLGYFIYDPYIADIIQWLNYQDSMDTVRNWFTKEYGILMIFVGAFTPIPYKVIAVTSGVVAAESVASTSSAGMLTILNFVLVSFVGRGARFFLVAGIIKFGGERMEHALRRYIDIIGWICVVLITVYIIYEMFAK